In one Triplophysa dalaica isolate WHDGS20190420 chromosome 9, ASM1584641v1, whole genome shotgun sequence genomic region, the following are encoded:
- the camkk1b gene encoding calcium/calmodulin-dependent protein kinase kinase 1b, which yields MSADKANRMDLDPDYHAELADMVAAMNVAANRMTPPNGYRTTPHRLNLSDRKLSLQERSSYGPTSRTARRPTIESKRVSISDGDDCVQLNQYKLKNAIGKGSYGVVKLAYNEDDDQYYAMKLVSKKKLMRQFGFTRRPPSRESNGSQENISKPHGLLDRIYQEIAILKKLDHLNIVKLVEVLDDPVEDNLHMVFELVPKGPIMEIPTETPLTEDMARLYFRDVILGIEYLHYQKIIHRDIKPSNLLLGDDGHIKIADFGVSNEFEGHDALLSNSAGTPAFMAPETLTDQDQRFSGRALDVWAMGITLYSFVFGRCPFHDDYILGLHEKIRTMPVEFPDKPLINEWLRDLITRMLHKAPETRITIPEMKLHPWVTIDGTDLLPLEEEHCTVVEVTAEDIQNSVKLIPSLSTVILVKSMLRKRSFSNPFEGRRQGRSMSAPGGLTLDTALFRPLSRGSNSVGSREGELENLIEDETFS from the exons ATGAGTGCTGACAAAGCCAACAGAATGGATCTGGACCCGGATTATCATGCAGAACTGGCTGATATGGTAGCAGCCATGAATGTGGCAGCCAACCGGATGACCCCACCAAATGGCTACAGGACCACCCCACATCGCCTCAATCTCTCGGATCGCAAACTGTCGTTGCAGGAGCGATCAAGTTACGGCCCTACCTCGAGGACAGCCAGGAGACCCACTATTGAATCCAAACGGGTGTCTATCTCTGATGGCGAT GACTGTGTTCAGCTCAACCAGTATAAATTAAAGAATGCGATTGGAAAA GGTTCATATGGTGTGGTCAAACTAGCATATAATGAAGATGATGACCAGTACTAC GCTATGAAGCTTGTTTCCAAAAAGAAGCTAATGAGGCAGTTTGGATTCACAA GACGCCCGCCTTCCAGAGAATCTAATGGATCGCAGGAGAATATTTCAAAGCCTCATGGCCTGTTGGACCGAATATATCAAGAAATTGCTATCTTGAAAAAACTTGACCATCTTAATATTGTTAAATTAGTTGAG GTTCTTGATGACCCTGTTGAAGATAACTTGCATATGG TCTTTGAGTTAGTACCTAAAGG TCCAATAATGGAGATCCCAACAGAAACTCCACTGACGGAGGATATGGCCCGTTTGTACTTTAGAGACGTAATCCTGGGAATTGAATACT TACACTATCAGAAAATCATTCACAGAGACATCAAACCCTCGAATCTGTTGCTGGGGGATGATGGCCACATAAAGATAGCAGATTTTGGCGTCAGTAATGAGTTTGAGGGTCATGATGCTCTCCTGTCAAACAGTGCAGGAACTCCAGCCTTCATGGCCCCTGAAACTCTGACTGACCAGGATCAGAGATTCAGTGGCAGG GCTTTAGATGTATGGGCAATGGGAATCACTCTATACAGTTTTGTCTTCGGAAGG TGTCCCTTTCATGATGATTACATCCTAGGCCTGCATGAGAAAATCAGGACCATGCCAGTGGAGTTTCCAGACAA GCCATTGATCAATGAGTGGTTGAGAGATCTCATTACCAGAATGCTACATAAAGCCCCTGAAACTAGAATCACGATACCAGAAATGAAG TTGCACCCATGGGTAACAATTGATGGTACCGATCTGTTACCTCTGGAGGAGGAACACTGTACAGTGGTGGAGGTCACAGCTGAAGATATCCAGAACTCTGTGAAACTAATTCCCAGTCTGTCTACCGTG ATCCTGGTGAAATCCATGTTGCGAAAGCGTTCCTTCAGTAATCCTTTTGAAGGTCGCAGACAGGGCAGGTCCATGTCGGCACCTGGAGGTCTGACCTT GGATACAGCGCTGTTTCGCCCTTTAAG CAGGGGGAGTAACAGTGTTGGCAGCAGAGAAGGAGAACTGGAGAATCTTATTGAAGATGAAACATTTTCATGA
- the ywhag2 gene encoding 14-3-3 protein gamma-B, with translation MVDREQLVQKARLAEQAERYDDMAAAMKSVTELNEALSNEERNLLSVAYKNVVGARRSSWRVISSIEQKTSADGNEKKIEMVRAYREKIEKELEAVCQDVLNLLDNFLIKNCSETQHESKVFYLKMKGDYYRYLAEVATGEKRSTVVESSEKSYNEAHEISKEHMQPTHPIRLGLALNYSVFYYEIQNAPEQACHLAKTAFDDAIAELDTLNEDSYKDSTLIMQLLRDNLTLWTSDQQDDDAGEGNN, from the exons ATGGTTGACCGCGAGCAGCTGGTTCAAAAAGCCAGGCTGGCCGAGCAGGCAGAAAGATACGACGATATGGCTGCAGCCATGAAGTCG GTAACTGAGCTGAACGAGGCCTTGTCCAACGAAGAGAGGAACCTCTTGTCGGTCGCCTACAAGAACGTGGTAGGCGCTCGCCGCTCGTCCTGGAGAGTCATCTCCAGCATCGAGCAGAAGACCTCGGCCGACGGCAACGAGAAGAAAATCGAGATGGTGCGGGCCTACCGCGAGAAGATCGAGAAGGAGCTGGAGGCCGTGTGTCAAGACGTGCTCAACCTGCTGGATAACTTCTTGATCAAGAACTGCAGTGAAACCCAACACGAGAGCAAGGTGTTCTACCTGAAGATGAAGGGAGACTATTACCGCTACCTGGCCGAGGTGGCCACGGGCGAGAAGCGCTCCACCGTGGTGGAGTCTTCGGAAAAGTCTTACAACGAGGCTCACGAGATCAGCAAGGAACACATGCAGCCCACCCATCCCATCCGACTGGGATTGGCCCTCAACTACTCTGTGTTCTACTACGAGATCCAGAATGCACCGGAGCAGGCCTGTCATCTCGCCAAGACCGCCTTCGACGACGCCATCGCCGAGCTGGACACCCTCAATGAGGATTCCTACAAAGACTCAACCCTCATCATGCAACTCCTGCGAGACAACTTGACACTGTGGACGAGCGACCAGCAGGACGACGACGCCGGGGAGGGCAACAATTAA
- the si:ch211-105f12.2 gene encoding RIMS-binding protein 2-like → MALRTGMFGVDVYLYPDGLRVATPEEIERWAFEREMYDQNVRLFVALFSYNPAMMSPNPDTMEEELPFEQGQVIKIYGDKDADGFYSGESGGHFGFVPSNMVSEIPVEDEELKQYLLQQGYLQEETDSLETSESSCVTDSLKVHRMVAIFDYDPWESSPNMDFEAELPFRAGDIIYVFGEMDRDGFYCGDLHGYQGLVPSNFLQPLPWD, encoded by the exons ATGGCATTGAGGACTGGAATGTTTGGGGTGGATGTGTATCTGTATCCAGATGGTCTGAGGGTCGCTACACCAGAAGAAATAGAGAGGTGGGCATTTGAGAGGGAAATGTACGATCAGAATGTACGTCTCTTTGTGGCTCTTTTCTCCTACAATCCAGCCATGATGTCACCAAACCCTGATACAATGGAAGAGGAGCTGCCGTTCGAACAAGGACAggttattaaa ATCTATGGAGATAAAGATGCTGATGGTTTCTACAGTGGGGAGTCGGGTGGTCACTTTGGTTTTGTGCCAAGCAACATGGTATCTGAGATTCCTGTGGAGGATGAAGAGCTTAAACAGTATCTGTTACAGCAGGGCTATTTACAAGAGGAGACAGATTCTCTAG AAACTAGTGAATCTTCTTGTGTAACAGACAGTTTAAAGGTCCACAGGATGGTGGCCATCTTTGATTATGATCCTTGGGAAAGTTCTCCAAATATGGACTTCGAG GCTGAGCTTCCCTTCCGTGCAGGCgatataatatatgttttcGGAGAAATGGACAGAGATGGATTTTACTGT GGAGATCTACATGGCTATCAAGGCCTCGTGCCATCAAATTTTTTGCAGCCATTGCCATGGgattaa
- the ca4b gene encoding carbonic anhydrase 4b, with amino-acid sequence MLLLLILLTILCTVTTNSDWCYQSQVSCNHTCKGPEEWATIIPMCGHRKQSPINIVTKQVLPDNRLTLVQFKGYQETFSSVILNNGHTVQVNLPNSAVINGADLGATYKTHQCHLHWGKNGGHGSEHTIDGEQYPMELHIVHIRENYKSLEEAVSDPSGVAVLGFFYEESETANKNYEPIINSLNNITLPGTNATLEAVSLDMLIPSHDTLEKYFRYQGSLTTPDCSEAVVWTIFQQTIPLSKEQLSAFSNLRFDNRSAMINTYRPVQPRYGREVYRSGSYMFYVSTMLFVSSVLTTLYVHTK; translated from the exons ATGTTGCTACTTTTAATTCTGCTCACTATTTTATGCACGGTTACCACAAACTCAG ACTGGTGCTATCAGTCCCAAGTATCTTGCAACCACACATGCAAAG GACCAGAAGAATGGGCGACAATAATCCCAATGTGTGGACATAGAAAACAGTCACCCATCAACATTGTAACAAAGCAAGTCCTTCCAGACAATCGTCTGACCCTAGTACAGTTTAAAGGCTACCAGGAGACATTCAGtagtgtcattttaaacaatggCCACACAg TGCAAGTTAATTTGCCCAACAGTGCGGTAATAAACGGGGCTGACCTAGGAGCCACTTACAAAACCCATCAATGTCACCTGCATTGGGGTAAGAATGGTGGACATGGATCAGAACATACTATAGATGGAGAGCAATATCCAATGGAG cttCATATTGTCCATATTAGAGAAAATTACAAATCTCTGGAAGAGGCTGTTAGTGACCCGTCTGGGGTGGCTGtacttggatttttttatgag GAATCAGAAACTGccaataaaaattatgaaccCATCATAAATTCTCTGAATAATATTACACTTCCAG GCACTAATGCAACACTTGAGGCTGTGTCGCTAGATATGCTCATTCCATCTCATGATACCTTGGAGAAATACTTTCGCTACCAGGGTTCTCTCACCACACCAGACTGCTCTGAAGCTGTTGTCTGGACAATATTTCAGCAAACCATACCGCTCAGCAAAGAACAG CTTTCTGCATTTTCAAATCTGCGGTTTGACAATCGGAGTGCCATGATAAACACTTACCGACCCGTTCAGCCGCGGTATGGGCGTGAGGTGTATCGCTCTGGGAGTTATATGTTCTATGTTAGCACTATGTTATTTGTCAGCTCAGTTTTAACAACCCTCTATGTTCacacaaaatga
- the dhrs11b.1 gene encoding dehydrogenase/reductase SDR family member 11b: MYLSSFFGMDCWKGRVALVTGASVGIGAAIAKSLAHHGMKVVGCARNVQQIEKLASECVRNGFSGTLIPYKCDLSIEEEILSMFAWIKDQHHGVDVCINNAGLAFPEPLLCGKTSGWKTMMDVNVIGLSVCTREAHQSMKERNVDDGHIININSICGHQVMPNADGHFYTATKYAVTALTEGLRQELREAKTHIRATCISPGYVETEFAYRLYEHEPEKAAAAYKSIKCLQADDIATAVLYVLSAPPHVQIGDIQMRPVEQLT, from the exons ATGTATCTATCATCTTTCTTTGGTATGGATTGCTGGAAAGGGAGAGTTGCTCTTGTCACTGGTGCTTCAGTGGGAATAGGGGCAGCAATAGCAAAATCTCTCGCCCACCATGGCATGAAAGTGGTCGGCTGTGCCAGAAACGTGCAACAAATCGAG AAATTAGCATCAGAATGCGTCCGTAATGGATTCAGTGGCACTCTGATTCCATACAAATGCGATCTGTCTATAGAGGAGGAGATTTTGTCCATGTTTGCCTGGATCAAAGATCAACACCATGGCGTTGACGTATGCATCAACAACGCTGGCTTGGCTTTCCCAGAGCCTCTGTTATGTGGCAAAACCAGTGGCTGGAAGACTATGATGGAT GTGAATGTGATTGGACTGTCAGTGTGCACCCGTGAGGCTCACCAGtctatgaaagaaagaaatgttgatgaCGGCCAtatcattaacattaacag CATATGTGGACACCAAGTTATGCCCAATGCTGATGGACACTTTTACACTGCTACCAAATATGCTGTGACTGCTCTCACAGAAGGTTTACGACAAGAGTTACGGGAGGCTAAGACCCACATACGTGCCACA TGCATATCTCCTGGTTATGTGGAGACTGAGTTTGCCTATCGGCTTTATGAACACGAGCCAGAAAAGGCTGCAGCTGCATATAAAAGTATAAAG TGTCTGCAAGCTGATGATATAGCCACTGCAGTGCTGTATGTTTTAAGTGCTCCTCCACATGTTCAG ATTGGTGACATTCAGATGAGGCCTGTGGAACAACTCACATAA
- the LOC130428593 gene encoding dehydrogenase/reductase SDR family member 11-like produces the protein MDRWRGRVALVTGASVGIGAAIAKSLTQHGMKVIGCARNVEQIESLASECVHNGFSGTLVPYKCDLSIEEEILSMFAWIKDQHHGIEVCINNAGLAFPEPLLCGKTSYWRTMMDVNVIGLSVCTREAYQSMKERNVNDGHIININSMCGHRVMNHADAHFYTATKYAVTALTEGLRQELRENKSHIRATSISPGLVETKFTTRFYSDKPEIAAAAYRRIKCLQAEDIANALVYVLSCPSHVQIGDLQVMPLEQMYL, from the exons ATGGATCGATGGAGGGGTAGAGTTGCTCTTGTCACTGGTGCTTCAGTGGGCATTGGAGCTGCGATCGCTAAATCATTAACCCAGCATGGCATGAAAGTGATTGGATGTGCCAGGAACGTAGAACAAATAGAG AGCTTAGCTTCAGAATGCGTTCATAATGGATTCAGTGGCACTCTGGTTCCATACAAATGCGATCTGTCTATAGAGGAGGAGATTTTGTCCATGTTTGCCTGGATCAAAGATCAACATCATGGCATTGAGGTGTGCATCAACAACGCTGGCTTGGCTTTCCCAGAGCCTCTGTTATGTGGGAAAACAAGTTACTGGAGGACTATGATGGAT GTGAATGTGATCGGACTGTCAGTGTGCACCCGTGAGGCTTACCAGtctatgaaagaaagaaatgttaatgACGGCCAtatcattaacattaacag CATGTGCGGACACAGAGTCATGAACCACGCTGATGCACACTTCTACACTGCCACCAAATATGCTGTGACTGCTCTCACAGAAGGTTTACGACAAGAGCTACGGGAAAACAAGAGCCACATACGTGCCACT AGTATATCACCTGGTTTAGTGGAGACAAAGTTTACCACCCGGTTCTACAGTGACAAGCCAGAAATTGCAGCTGCTGCCTATAGACGTATAAag tgTCTACAGGCAGAAGACATAGCTAATGCATTGGTGTATGTTCTGAGTTGTCCCTCTCATGTTCAG ATTGGGGACCTTCAGGTGATGCCTCTGGAACAGATGTATTTGTAA
- the proca1 gene encoding uncharacterized protein proca1 has product MWSVFFVLLSYLDRNFVKGEFLSSLDAEKESKELFYMLNNTLCARTSVAGQYHLHQVTDGVEEVRSVHDSQGRLVDCSVIRNEMQVKSFMHVCRIGLRDQKTNSDLERSLTGVSEAKAGCNKLKSRNVIVTTKQSKEANSEAADDNKTLRRSKRGFTYPGTLWCGAGNIAAHYDQLGEFAETDKCCRVHDHCPYVIHAFSSNYGYTNFKWHSLSHCDCDSALKECLRLVNDTSSRVVGQAFFNVIEVPCFEFSYEEQCVERHWYGMCKRYDQVPVAAIRESIPYDFGGIDVIDVLTIAPPKTKGSDEEKQDEKKGEESTTQSTLSESKTTAPEEPSLTNVVTAAEDFIKVLATVSTSQSSSTEVGKGETQSERKKKKNSDKKKKENKKRRGKGKGRKKNRKPEAVLKVDEGTSSPPSTSQTEEVMGKNIFVEGHAKIEILRTKVDNFMNSELDTVGNGPLSNKMMRDDPPRTVNESQEVVSTSASTKKEEILERANNTESIATTTRDTPIIPKLRHRSQKKKTRKTIADPKASPLAGLSLPTSMTESPIMAVRKEMPQSTEHNEERRPVVGTFATQNTPIVRTKRPNSRQREGRQKMKKILAPSTEPSADITSGDSQPLPGSDTRGVTVEEARVLERLGLDRLENFESLVTSSSAHVGNTKNKLQSLQGATVRRTFEEEHSNPSNERRVIKICYEIVLPPETDQSMNPEFTTAPTFTLAQTNNRSTVTRTPRTTKMKRTRKRGNREKKEEKLRQSDIQ; this is encoded by the exons ATGTGGTCCGTGTTTTTCGTCTTGCTGTCCTACCTCGACAGAAACTTTGTCAAAGGTGAATTCTTAAGCTCCCTGGACGCAGAAAAAGAGAGCAAAGAGTTGTTTTACATGCTCAACAACACTCTCTGCGCCAGAACTTCAGTCGCAGGACAGTATCATCTCCATCAGGTCACCGACGGGGTCGAAGAGGTTCGCTCAGTGCATGACTCTCAAGGCCGTCTGGTCGATTGCTCTGTCATCCGAAACGAAATGCAAGTCAAATCCTTTATGCACGTTTGCAGAATTGGTTTGAGAGACCAGAAAACGAACTCCGATTTGGAGCGCAGTTTGACCGGGGTGTCGGAGGCAAAGGCGGGTTGTAATAAGTTGAAATCTAGAAACGTGATCGTGACAACGAAACAATCAAAAGAGGCGAACTCGGAGGCTGCAGACGATAACAAGACGCTCCGTCGGTCCAAGCGAGGTTTCACTTATCCCGGGACACTTTGGTGCGGTGCAGGAAATATTGCTGCACATTATGATCAGTTGG GTGAATTCGCAGAAACGGACAAGTGCTGCCGCGTTCACGATCACTGTCCCTATGTCATTCATGCATTCTCCTCCAACTACGGATACACCAATTTTAAATGGCATTCCCTCAGCCACTGCGACTGCGACAGCGC GTTAAAAGAATGCCTGAGACTTGTCAATGATACGTCATCCCGAGTGGTTGGACAAGCCTTCTTCAATGTGATCGAAGTGCCGTGCTTTGAGTTCTCATATGAAGAACAGTGTGTGGAGCGTCACTGGTATGGAAT GTGTAAAAGGTATGACCAAGTTCCCGTCGCAGCGATCAGAGAATCTATCCCTTATGACTTTGGGGGCATTGATGTCATTGACGTTTTGACTATAGCGCCTCCTAAGACCAAGGGGTCGGACGAAGAAAAGCAGGATGAGAAAAAGGGCGAAGAGAGCACGACACAATCTACGTTGTCCGAATCGAAGACCACCGCCCCCGAAGAGCCCTCGCTAACAAATGTGGTGACGGCCGCAGAGGATTTCATTAAAGTGCTTGCCACGGTCTCCACTTCGCAAAGCTCATCCACAGAGGTGGGAAAAGGAGAAACGCAGTCGGAgaggaaaaagaagaaaaattcagacaagaagaagaaagagaacaaaaaGAGAAGAGGAAAGGGGAAAGGCAGAAAGAAAAACCGAAAACCCGAAGCTGTGTTGAAGGTTGATGAAGGGACGTCAAGTCCGCCCTCCACCAGTCAAACAGAGGAGGTCATGGGTAAGAACATATTCGTAGAGGGTCATGCAAAAATAGAGATATTACGAACAAAAGTTGACAATTTCATGAACAGCGAACTCGATACTGTGGGTAACGGTCCGCTTTCTAATAAGATGATGAGAGACGATCCTCCACGGACAGTCAATGAAAGTCAGGAGGTTGTGTCTACTTCAGCAAGTACAAAGAAAGAAGAGATACTAGAACGAGCAAATAACACAGAATCCATCGCAACAACTACACGTGATACGCCCATTATCCCAAAACTAAGACACAGaagtcaaaagaaaaaaacgagaaaaacCATTGCAGACCCAAAGGCGAGTCCACTCGCAGGTCTTAGCCTGCCAACGTCAATGACAGAGAGTCCCATTATGGCAGTAAGAAAAGAGATGCCACAGAGTACAGAGCACAACGAAGAAAGGAGACCTGTAGTCGGAACATTCGCTACACAAAATACACCCATTGTGAGAACCAAGAGGCCAAATTCAAGGCAGAGAGAAGGAAGacagaaaatgaagaaaatccTCGCTCCCTCTACAGAACCCTCTGCAGATATCACCTCAGGAGATTCCCAACCGCTCCCAGGTTCAGACACTAGGGGGGTAACAGTCGAGGAAGCTCGGGTGCTTGAGAGATTAGGTTTAGACCGGCTTGAAAATTTCGAGAGTTTAGTGACATCATCAAGCGCACATGTTGGTAATACAAAGAACAAACTGCAAAGTTTACAGGGCGCTACGGTAAGAAGGACATTTGAAGAGGAACACTCCAACCCATCCAATGAAAGACGTGTTATCAAAATCTGTTATGAAATCGTTTTGCCCCCTGAAACTGACCAGTCAATGAATCCTGAGTTTACTACAGCCCCGACATTTACTCTCGCTCAGACTAACAATAGATCAACGGTGACTCGCACTCCTAGAACCACAAAGATGAAGAGAACCAGGAAGCGtggaaatagagaaaaaaaagaggaaaagttAAGACAGAGTGACATTCAATAG
- the zgc:174895 gene encoding adenine phosphoribosyltransferase: MDTIVVPQKRRNGWYLSLMAPNTKGQKFAWLDPSRLYCNAQALSDCVKDLLKPFKNETIDLVAGIDAMGFILGSAVATSLGKGFLAIRKAGHLCVQTHTQEYTDYSGRGKVMEVRVDVLKPGHRVLIVDQWIETGGTMKAALKLVENQGATVVGIAAVAIENSEGGKWLKENYKYSHCVPNELQAQIDNQHLEFFKNFN; the protein is encoded by the exons ATGGATACGATAGTTGTTCCCCAAAAGAGAAGAAATGGCTGGTACTTGTCACTTATGGCACCGAACACAAAAGGACAAAAGTTTGCCTGGCTCGACCCATCAAGACTCTACTGTAATGCACAG GCACTGTCAGATTGTGTGAAAGACCTTCTCAAACCCTTCAAGAATGAGACGATTGATCTGGTGGCTGGAATAGATGCCATGGGCTTCATTCTGG GGTCAGCTGTGGCCACATCATTAGGAAAGGGATTTCTGGCCATCCGAAAAGCAGGACACTTGTGTGTTCAAACTCACACTCAAGAATACACTGATTACTCCGGACGTGGGAAGGTCATGGAAGTGCGTGTTGATGTGTTAAAACCAG GTCACCGGGTTCTTATAGTAGACCAGTGGATTGAGACTGGAGGAACTATGAAGGCAGCCCTCAAACTGGTGGAAAATCAAGGAGCTACTGTTGTAG GCATTGCCGCTGTGGCCATTGAGAACAGTGAGGGCGGGAAGTGGCTAAAGGAAAACTATAAGTACTCTCACTGCGTTCCAAATGAACTTCAAGCTCAGATAGACAATCAACACCTGGAATTTTTTAAGAACTTCAACTGA